DNA from Eucalyptus grandis isolate ANBG69807.140 chromosome 5, ASM1654582v1, whole genome shotgun sequence:
CTTAtctcttttggaaatgtttacCACTAATACAAATTGAAAACTAGCTAAAGCATATTATTATATAATAGGACAACTACAATCCTAGGACTTCTCGGAAGTTGTTATGATTGGACGGTGACGTGGGAACCAGAAAAAGGGCTGGGATGCTCGGACGGAGTTTCCCGTGTTCCTATCTAATCGAATTGGGCGTCCAACATGGATTGcacatatatttaaaaaagaaaagttaaacaATTTGCATAAGCAAGCTGCAAGGATTAGAAGTCAATGGTGTCATAAATAACTATTTCTTAATCTGGACCCCGAAATCCCTGATTTTTTCCCCAAGAAATCAGTTCTTTAGTCAACAATTTTTTCTAAGCATACAACTAATCATCcccctatctctctctctctctctcactctctgaGATTGTCAAGTCACTGAGCAACActcgagggagagagaagcagaagaatGGGGTTTGAGAAGAAAGATCTCGATGTGGTGTTGGTTCCGAGTGGCTTGCTGATTATGTTCGGGTACCATCTGTTCCTCCTCTACAGATACCTCCATCAGCCTCACACCACTGTCATGGGCTTTGAGAACTACAACAAGCGCCTCTGGGTTCAGGCCATCATGCAGGTCTAATCTCTCTCCATCCAGTTCTATTTTGATCCACCGTACGTTCTTTGATCAATTAAAGATTGCCCGAGAGCGCAGCCGAACTCGCACTCCCCCAATTCCCACGCATCAGACCAGCAAAAGCTCTAAACTGTGATCTGTGCCGTTCCCTTGTCGATCACCCTTATCGAATTAATGGTCGCTCGCTCAGTTTGTGTGAAATTCACGAAAAGGGTCATGGTGAAAAGAGCTGAAACTCGATCGATTCGGGTGCTTGTGCTGTCTCTGTGGCATTTCTGATCAATCAAAGCTCAAATTATCAACACAATGTGATCTTGCAGGGTGAGAGGAGGGACATCGGCTCGTGCGTCTCAGTGATCTCTTCGAACATATCCGCAGCGACGTACCTGTCCTCTGTCTCGCTCACCCTCTGCTCCGTGATCGGGGCTTGGATCAGCAACAACACCAACAACTTCTTCGAGAGCGGCCTTGTCTATGGTGACACCGACTCCACCACTGTCTCCATCAAGTACGTCAGCCTCCTACTCTTCTTCCTCATCGCCTTCTCATGCTTCGTCCAGTCTGCCCGCCACTTCGTCCACGCCAACTACCTGATCAGCACGCCGAGCCTGAGCGTCCCTCTGAAGAGGGTCGAGGTTGCTGTTATCCGAGGCGGCGATTTCTGGTCTGCTGGCATTAGGGCACTGCACTTTGCTCTGAACTTGCTCTTCTGGTTCTTCGGACCAATACCCATGTTTGTTTGCTCCATTTTCATGGTCCTATTCTTGCACTATCTCGACTCGAGCTCCACTCCGTTGATTGAAGAGTTTGATGGGAGGCAAGTGGTGAAGAAGGTGGAGCAGAGACTGTCTGAGATGGCAACGGCCATTCACATGCCTTCTCATCAGAATTAGATCAGGCAGGAAGAAAAAAACACTGTCAGAATCTTTCTTGAGGTAGATAGGCAATCCTTTGCTATAAACTGCATCAATTGTACTCAAAAACAGGAAAGGTACTTTACAGTTTATACAATCAGCTCTTATATTCTCGATTGGCCCTGTTTTCCAAAAGTTTAAGGTGGAATGACctcaattttggttgaattctAAAAAATCTTGATGTAAACACTGGTGCTTCAACGATCTCTTAAGAGATCATTCATAGATTGCTTTGGCTATTGATCACTAAGTAAAAGATCTCAGCCGTTAAATCGATCTTTATAGGATATGAGACTTTATACGAAGACTACCATAAGATGCACCTGCTTTCAGCAGGATCCGAGTAGAAATTTGAATGAGCATAGAAGCATCTATATTGAAAAATCCCTGCACTTTTGTCCCCGCCGAAAGTGCTTGTTACTGCACATGTAATGAAAAGCTTATCATGTAAATTCCAAATATAAATCAAAGTCACATACGCACCAAATAAGCTCATGAGTGTGAAACGCTCCTCAACCTCGAGCACCATTTAGAATTAGGCCTTATAAGTGGGCGATATAAAAGATGGTTCGATCGTTGCCGAAGTCTTCAGCTTGCCCAATATATAATACTGGAATGAGATGTTTTCTCCTTGATTGGATAACGTCGAAAgcgaagaaaaaaaggacaaaactaAACAAACGTGAGGAATTGGATATTTACATGGGATTCTCCATCTTTGGCTGCTGTCTGATCTTCTCTGTCTCATATTCGAACTGGTGGTTAGCTATACATatctagttcttttttttggtcgaatacaTATATAGTTCACTTGAGGACAAAACTAAACAAAAGCCGTTTCAAATtctcacgtctctctctctctctctctatctctagaTCGAAAGTCTGGTTTAGTTTGCATCCACTTCAACTACTCCATCTCCTTAGACgtataaaaaaaagtcaatccCCGCTTTATCTAGGGATTTCACTAAAAGGGGTTAACCCCATTCTTGTTGCTTGTTCCAAGGTGTAACTTAACCAAAACTTATATCTTTATCCTTTTAGTCGACTCTTGCACCATTTGCTTTACCATATAAGCAATGTAGCAAATACACAGGTACTCAAAATGCCTTTCGAAACTGACTTGACGGGTTTTAACTCGATATGAAACACATTTAGTCCTTTTTGTCAAGTTCGCTCCCCCACTTAGAAAAAATGGCACCTCAAGTTGATTAAGCTCTCGCATGACCTTATTAGCCTCACTAGTGAGATTTCATATCTAACCCAAGGTTGGTTGTGGCATGGATTAATTTCTCCGAATGTGCGGAACGAAAAAGGAATTTTAAACATAATGAATCTCACCTTTGAAAAAGCTCTCTTTCGGAGAACTACCCTCTACCCTCATGGCGACAGGTTTCATGAACCCCCGGAGCCGCCCCTTCTTTCTTGTTCTGTTATCCCCGTGCTCCTCCTTTTCAAAGGATTTTGCCTTTTCCTCGCCGGATTTCTCTCTCTGAAAGATTCGAATGGAGGAAGACGTGGGCTCTGATATCCGTCTGGTCTCCCTCTGCAAAAGTCAGGCAAGCTTTAGTCAGAAAACGAAATTGCAATTATGATGGTGTAGttcaaatgaacaaaaagaaaatgttgccTTTCGCTTTTTGGTAAACTCCACTTAAATCGGAGCATGAATTTCCAAGCATTCTAGAATACAGTCAAGAAAGGTTGGAGGACTATTTGCTTTTCAGATcagaaggggaagaaaattgGGTACTCTAGAGTAGCCCCTGCTCTTTTGCAAACCGAACAATCAACGCCACACCCCCTCGTCTACCTCCGTTTGTCATGAACTGCCAAAATTGGCAGATTTTGCAACATTAGAGTTGATGTTAAAGGAGATGCAACAGATACAATCGGCAGCGCCAAAATCGAGATCAAACTGGAGATACCTTTGAAGTCCGGAAGGAAGGAAACTCTGGCTGGACTTTAAATATGAAAGACCGCCCCATGACTGTTCTTTGTGGGGTTATTTATTATGCAATGTTTTGTGAAGAAATACCCTTTGATAAAGCTAAGCTAGCGTCAGAGGATGAAATTTATTTTGGCCAACTGTCAAGAGCTGAAGATCATGAGGCCAGCCCTTTTTGGCAAGCTTTCTATTGAAAATATAATGATACAGCTGAAGATGATGAAACAATTGCTAAGATCCCAGTAAACACCACTCAGACAgtgcaaattgttaaaagaacTACCAGCCTGTCTAGAATGATTGTGGAGGAAATTGAGGAAGAATTAGCAGAAATAGTAAATGGAAATGGCAGCAACCAATGGAACGGGGGTTGGAAGGATTTAAGGTCAGTAAAATGGTTTCGGTGGCTAGTTTTAATAAGCCATCAAgtcacaaatatatatatatatatatatatatatatatatatattttccttgcATTATGAGCCATTATGGCTCGGAAAGGCCACCTCGATGAAGACAAAATATCAAAAGGTTGTCTTTTAGAGAATGAAAAGGAGATTAAAGTTTTAGAGTTGCTATTTGTTAGACTATGCTTTTATACTCTGCTAATGtctatcaaaaaaatattaccaTCATCCTAAATAAACGAGCACTAGTCTCAGCTTGGATTTCAAAAGATTTCAGAATACAgtataaaattatgaaaaatgcaATCCAGTCCCCAAGGACATGGTGTAAAATTGTGTAATTTATCTCTAAATTTTCAGTTTGTTAAATTTACTCCAACTTTTCATTATTCTTTCGATACTATTTATGAGATTTCGTAATTACACTATCTTCCATATTTTAGACTTTAAGGTGGATATTATTAAAGCTTATCATcctggaaaaaaaaggaaaaaaaaagtaatagtTTGATCGATGATATCGGAAGTCTTGAGCTTGGCCAATACGTTAGAGTGGAGTAAAATATTCTCGCCTTATTTGAATAGTCAATGgcggaaaatttggaaaaagaaaatgaaaaagagaactGAACAAAAAGTCAGGAATTGGAAACTTGTATGAGATTTCCTCCGTCTTCGGCTGCTGCGTGATCTTCCCGTCTCGTTTTCCAAATCGTGGCTCCCCAGAATTGTAAATTTTCTTATAAATCGCTTGAAAACTCTACATGTACTAGTTTTCGTTGACATACGGTGAAGTAGTTCAATCGAGATTCAGATCTCCAAATTTTAAACGGCAGTGCAATCGTCTTCTAGATTGTACCGCATTTTGTTCAAAAAGCTATTGACTTTCCTTTCCGTAATCGATCTTATGGTCAGATTGTCTTTGGCCTAGTTCACACTCACCTCAGTTACTGGAGTTGGCCACAGTTGGATCAGTTCCGAGCCTACAATTGGGGATCGATCTTGCGACTCTTAATTCCAAAAGATTTGGAACTGATCTTAGGGgttcaatttttgtttgtccaaaaaaattcaaatttttataaaaaaatactaaGATTATATGATTTCACTACAAAAATATACATTGGTAAaatgttattatttttgtttcttcatcaTGAAGACCATATTTTGATTCCCATGTGTGCcaaaactctttttttaaaagaatagtTTGACTCAAGAATCAGACTGGTTCTCTAGTAGAATCGAGGCAGTAGGTTATCTTGTACCTAAACCGGTGGCTCTTTTTCTAAGTAATGGGGAAGAGGACTGAAACAATAGTTATAGTCTTGGAACCAGGAACCAATTCTCCCTAATTTTTGTCGTTTCATTCTTGTCTCTGGATTAAATTGAACCTAATGCTTGCCACTATCAATTATTCCATCTATTTAGATGAGTCAAAAATAGGGCAGTCCCGCTCTATCAAAGGGATTTTACAAAAGGGGAAAACCCCTTCCTTGTTGCATGTCCCAAGGAGTGACCTATTATCTTCTTCATCCTAGTCAATTCTTGCATAATTTGTTTTACCATATAAACAGTGTAGCAAAAACC
Protein-coding regions in this window:
- the LOC104445227 gene encoding uncharacterized protein LOC104445227 yields the protein MGFEKKDLDVVLVPSGLLIMFGYHLFLLYRYLHQPHTTVMGFENYNKRLWVQAIMQGERRDIGSCVSVISSNISAATYLSSVSLTLCSVIGAWISNNTNNFFESGLVYGDTDSTTVSIKYVSLLLFFLIAFSCFVQSARHFVHANYLISTPSLSVPLKRVEVAVIRGGDFWSAGIRALHFALNLLFWFFGPIPMFVCSIFMVLFLHYLDSSSTPLIEEFDGRQVVKKVEQRLSEMATAIHMPSHQN